A region from the Vicia villosa cultivar HV-30 ecotype Madison, WI linkage group LG3, Vvil1.0, whole genome shotgun sequence genome encodes:
- the LOC131662258 gene encoding cellulose synthase-like protein E1: protein MDSGEYSPLFETKKGRGRVIYRLFSISLFVAICFIWLYRFTHIITQQEDDGGKWAWIGLLASELWFGFYWILTQALRWNLVFRHPFKDRLSQRYEDMLPEVDVFVCTADPEIEPPIMVINTVLSVMAYDYPTEKLSVYLSDDGGSDVTFYAMLEASEFAKHWLPFCKKFKVEPRSPAAYFNTIIDSSSHFQSDTDFDNDLVAIKKLYTEMKNRIEDATKLKRVPKEVRLNHIGFSQWDSYSSRRDHDTILQILLHNKDPNNSKDVDGFILPTLVYLAREKRPQYHHNFKAGAMNSLIRVSSIISNGRVILNVDCDMYSNNSESIRDALCFFMDEKKGHEIAYVQFPQTFENVTKNDLYASALLAWSNVEYRGADGCGGPMYIGTGCFHMRETLCGMKFYDEYRHNWKSEDDLFKETNLQEIEEKSKALASCSYEENTQWGKEMGLKYGSLVEDVTTGLSIQINGWKSVYYIPARKAFLGLAPTSLLQVLIQHKRWSEGDLQILLSKYSPVWYAFGKISFSLQMGYCVYCLWAPNCLAILYYSIIPSLYLLKGIPLFPEVSSLWFIPFAYVITGETTYSLFEFLLCGGTFKGWWNDLRIWLYKRTTSYLYAFSDTILKLFGFSNSVFIITSKVSEEEVAKRHDNEIMEFGTSSPMFTILATLALFNLFCFLNVLKNAVLRGGGFEAHKKIGLQVILCGFLVLINVPLYQGIFLRKDSGKLPNSLGMKSTMLALALALSFSYA from the exons ATGGACAGTGGTGAGTACTCTCCtttatttgaaacaaaaaaggGAAGAGGAAGAGTTATCTATAGGCTCTTTTCAATCTCATTATTTGTAGCCATATGCTTCATCTGGCTCTACAGATTCACTCACATCATAACCCAACAAGAAGATGATGGAGGAAAATGGGCTTGGATTGGTTTGCTTGCTTCTGAACTATGGTTTGGTTTTTATTGGATTCTCACTCAAGCTCTCAGATGGAACCTTGTCTTCAGACATCCTTTCAAGGATAGGCTCTCCCAACG ATATGAAGATATGTTACCAGAAGTAGACGTATTTGTGTGTACGGCAGATCCAGAGATAGAGCCACCAATAATGGTGATAAACACGGTGTTATCTGTGATGGCTTATGATTATCCAACAGAGAAGCTTAGTGTGTATCTTTCAGATGATGGTGGATCAGATGTTACATTCTATGCTATGTTAGAGGCTTCTGAGTTTGCGAAACATTGGTTACCATTTTGCAAGAAATTCAAAGTTGAACCTAGGTCACCTGCTGCATATTTCAATACAATTATTGACTCATCCTCACATTTTCAAAGTGACActgattttgataatgacttggTGGCTATCAAG AAATTGTACACCGAAATGAAAAATCGAATTGAGGATGCAACAAAGTTGAAAAGGGTACCCAAAGAAGTACGTTTAAATCATATAGGATTTTCTCAATGGGATTCATATTCATCTCGACGTGACCATGACACCATTCTTCAA ATACTACTTCATAACAAGGATCCTAATAACTCAAAAGATGTAGATGGTTTCATTTTACCAACTTTGGTGTATTTAGCTCGTGAGAAGAGGCCTCAATATCACCACAACTTCAAAGCTGGAGCTATGAATTCTTTG ATAAGGGTGTCTTCAATTATCAGCAATGGAAGAGTGATTCTAAATGTAGATTGTGACATGTACTCAAACAATTCAGAATCTATAAGAGATGCTCTTTGTTTTTTCATGGATGAAAAGAAAGGTCATGAAATTGCTTATGTACAATTTCCACAGACCTTTGAGAATGTCACAAAGAATGATTTATATGCAAGTGCTCTTCTAGCATGGAGCAAT GTGGAGTACCGTGGTGCAGATGGTTGTGGTGGTCCTATGTACATAGGAACTGGATGCTTTCACATGAGAGAGACTCTTTGTGGAATGAAATTTTATGATGAATATAGGCATAATTGGAAGAGTGAAGATGACTTATTCAAAGAAACAAATTTgcaagaaatagaagaaaaatcAAAGGCTCTTGCAAGTTGCTCATATGAGGAAAATACACAATGGGGAAAAGAG ATGGGTTTAAAATACGGGTCTCTAGTGGAGGATGTGACAACAGGCTTGTCCATTCAAATCAACGGATGGAAATCAGTATATTATATTCCAGCTAGAAAGGCTTTTTTGGGTCTAGCTCCAACTTCTTTACTTCAAGTCCTTATTCAACATAAGAGATGGTCTGAGGGGGACTTACAAATTTTACTTTCTAAGTATAGTCCTGTGTGGTATGCTTTTGGGAAGATTAGTTTTAGCCTTCAAATGGGATATTGTGTTTATTGCTTATGGGCACCGAACTGCTTAGCTATTTTATATTACTCTATCATTCCTTCACTATATCTGCTTAAAGGAATCCCCTTGTTTCCAGAG GTGTCAAGTTTGTGGTTCATACCCTTTGCTTATGTTATAACTGGAGAAACTACTTATAGTTTATTCGAGTTTCTTTTGTGTGGAGGAACATTTAAAGGATGGTGGAATGATCTAAGGATATGGTTGTACAAGAGAACAACCTCTTATCTTTATGCATTTAGTGACACTATCTTGAAGCTTTTTGGTTTTTCAAATTCAGTCTTTATAATTACAAGTAAGGTTTCAGAAGAAGAAGTTGCCAAGCGGCATGATAATGAAATTATGGAGTTTGGAACATCTTCACCAATGTTTACTATATTAGCAACACTAGCATTgttcaatttattttgttttcttaatgTTTTGAAGAATGCAGTCCTAAGGGGAGGTGGCTTTGAAGCACACAAGAAAATTGGATTGCAAGTTATTTTGTGTGGCTTTTTGGTTCTTATTAATGTGCCTTTATACCAAGGCATTTTCTTAAGGAAAGATAGTGGCAAATTGCCAAATTCTCTTGGCATGAAATCAACAATGTTGGCTCTAGCTTTAGCTCTCTCCTTCAGCTATGCATGA